Proteins encoded within one genomic window of Paenarthrobacter sp. JL.01a:
- the rpsH gene encoding 30S ribosomal protein S8: MTMTDPVADMLTRLRNANSAYHDSVSMPYSKLKARVADILKAEGFIAGWKEEDAEVGKKLTIDLKFGPNRERSIAGVRRISKPGLRVYAKSTNLPHVLGGLGIAILSTSSGLLTDKQAGKKGVGGEVLAYVW; encoded by the coding sequence ATGACTATGACAGATCCTGTCGCAGACATGCTCACGCGTCTGCGCAATGCAAACTCGGCATACCACGACTCCGTGTCCATGCCGTACAGCAAACTGAAGGCACGCGTTGCCGACATCCTCAAGGCTGAAGGCTTCATTGCCGGCTGGAAGGAAGAGGACGCAGAGGTTGGCAAGAAGCTGACCATCGACCTGAAGTTCGGTCCGAACCGCGAGCGTTCCATCGCTGGCGTCCGCCGCATCTCCAAGCCGGGTCTCCGCGTTTACGCGAAGTCCACCAACCTGCCTCACGTGCTGGGTGGCCTGGGTATCGCAATCCTGTCCACCTCTTCCGGCCTCCTGACTGACAAGCAGGCCGGTAAGAAGGGCGTGGGCGGCGAAGTCCTCGCGTACGTCTGGTAA
- the rplE gene encoding 50S ribosomal protein L5, producing MTETLETPVKIVPRLKTKYAETIKKSLQDEFNYANVNQVPRLVKVVVNMGVGDAAKDSKLIDGAVRDLTLITGQKPQVTKARKSIAQFKLREGMPIGAHATLRGDRMWEFVDRLVSLALPRIRDFRGLNGKQFDGNGNYTFGLTEQVMFHEIDQDSIDRVRGMDITVVTTAKTDDEGRALLKALGFPFKTEN from the coding sequence ATGACTGAGACTCTCGAGACTCCAGTGAAGATCGTTCCGCGTCTGAAGACGAAGTACGCAGAGACCATCAAGAAGTCGCTGCAGGACGAATTCAACTACGCGAACGTGAACCAGGTTCCCCGCCTGGTGAAGGTTGTTGTGAACATGGGTGTTGGAGATGCCGCTAAGGACTCCAAGCTGATCGACGGCGCTGTCCGCGACCTCACCCTGATCACCGGCCAGAAGCCGCAGGTAACCAAGGCCCGCAAGTCGATCGCACAGTTCAAGCTGCGTGAAGGCATGCCGATCGGTGCACACGCAACTCTGCGTGGCGACCGCATGTGGGAATTCGTGGATCGTCTGGTTTCGCTGGCTCTGCCGCGTATCCGTGACTTCCGCGGCCTCAACGGCAAGCAGTTCGACGGTAACGGAAACTACACCTTCGGTCTGACCGAGCAGGTTATGTTCCACGAAATCGACCAGGACTCCATCGACCGCGTTCGCGGTATGGACATCACGGTTGTAACTACCGCCAAGACCGACGACGAAGGCCGCGCGCTGCTCAAGGCGCTTGGTTTCCCGTTCAAGACCGAAAACTAA
- the rplX gene encoding 50S ribosomal protein L24, which produces MAKIKKGDLVQVITGAKQERGGDRGKQGKVLRVFPDTNRVLVEGINRVTKHTKVGQSQRGTKTGGIEVVEAPIHVSNVALVDPSTKKPTRVGFRLDTVEKDGRTKTVRIRVSKATGKDI; this is translated from the coding sequence ATGGCTAAGATCAAGAAGGGTGACCTCGTTCAGGTCATCACCGGCGCCAAGCAGGAACGCGGCGGCGACCGCGGCAAGCAGGGCAAGGTCCTGCGCGTATTCCCTGACACCAACCGCGTGCTGGTAGAGGGAATCAACCGCGTCACCAAGCACACCAAGGTTGGACAGTCGCAGCGCGGCACCAAGACCGGCGGCATCGAGGTTGTTGAAGCCCCGATCCACGTCTCCAACGTTGCTCTGGTAGACCCGTCGACCAAGAAGCCGACCCGCGTTGGTTTCCGTCTCGACACCGTTGAGAAGGACGGCCGTACCAAGACCGTTCGCATCCGCGTGTCCAAGGCCACCGGGAAGGACATCTAA
- the rplN gene encoding 50S ribosomal protein L14, which yields MIQQESRLKVADNTGAKEILTIRVLGGSGRRYAGIGDVIVATVKDAIPGGNVKKGDVVKAVIVRTKKERRRADGSYIKFDENAAVILKNDGDPRGTRIFGPVGRELRDKKFMKIVSLAPEVL from the coding sequence TTGATTCAGCAGGAGTCGCGACTGAAGGTCGCCGACAACACGGGTGCTAAGGAAATCCTTACCATTCGCGTTCTCGGTGGATCCGGCCGTCGCTACGCAGGCATCGGTGACGTCATCGTCGCCACCGTCAAGGACGCTATCCCTGGCGGAAACGTAAAGAAGGGTGACGTCGTCAAGGCCGTCATCGTTCGTACCAAGAAGGAACGCCGCCGTGCGGATGGTTCCTACATCAAGTTTGACGAGAACGCAGCTGTGATCCTGAAGAACGACGGGGACCCCCGCGGTACCCGTATCTTCGGCCCGGTTGGTCGTGAACTTCGCGACAAGAAGTTCATGAAGATCGTTTCGCTGGCCCCGGAGGTGCTCTAG
- the rpsQ gene encoding 30S ribosomal protein S17 yields MSEKENVTEAAASAEQRGYRKTRRGYVVSDKMEKTIVVEVEDRVKHALYGKVIRRTSKIKAHDEQNTAGIGDLVLIAETRPLSATKRFRLVEILEKAK; encoded by the coding sequence GTGAGCGAGAAGGAAAACGTGACGGAAGCAGCAGCCAGCGCTGAACAGCGCGGTTACCGTAAGACGCGTCGCGGCTACGTTGTCTCCGACAAGATGGAAAAGACCATCGTTGTCGAGGTTGAAGACCGCGTGAAGCACGCTCTGTACGGCAAGGTTATTCGCCGCACCTCGAAGATCAAGGCTCACGACGAGCAGAACACCGCCGGCATCGGCGACCTCGTTCTGATCGCCGAGACCCGCCCGCTGTCCGCTACCAAGCGGTTCCGCCTGGTGGAGATCCTCGAAAAGGCCAAGTAA
- the rpmC gene encoding 50S ribosomal protein L29, with protein sequence MAVGSKDLAPAQLDGFDNERLVEELRKSKEELFNLRFQSATGQLENHGRLRAVKKDIARIYTVLRERELGIRAEVAAPVVEAKEEKKSKKAAKAEKAEVEAGEDAK encoded by the coding sequence ATGGCAGTAGGGTCGAAGGATCTCGCACCCGCACAGCTGGACGGTTTCGACAACGAGCGTCTCGTTGAAGAACTCCGCAAGTCCAAGGAAGAGCTGTTCAACCTGCGTTTCCAGTCCGCCACCGGACAGCTGGAGAACCACGGTCGCCTGCGCGCGGTAAAGAAGGACATCGCACGCATCTACACCGTTCTCCGTGAGCGCGAGCTGGGCATTCGTGCCGAGGTTGCCGCACCGGTTGTGGAAGCCAAGGAAGAAAAGAAGTCCAAGAAGGCTGCCAAGGCTGAAAAGGCCGAGGTTGAAGCTGGAGAGGACGCCAAGTGA
- the rplP gene encoding 50S ribosomal protein L16, producing the protein MLIPRRVKHRKQHHPGRSGAATGGTKVSFGEYGIQALSPAYVTNRQIESARIAMTRHIKRGGKVWINIYPDRPLTKKPAETRMGSGKGSPEWWVANVKPGRVLFELSGVNEEVAREALRLAIHKLPLKARIVRREGGE; encoded by the coding sequence ATGCTTATCCCACGTCGAGTCAAGCACCGTAAGCAGCACCACCCGGGTCGTTCCGGCGCTGCTACGGGCGGCACCAAGGTCAGCTTCGGTGAGTACGGTATCCAGGCCCTGAGCCCGGCATACGTTACCAACCGTCAGATCGAGTCCGCTCGTATCGCGATGACCCGCCACATCAAGCGTGGCGGTAAGGTCTGGATCAACATCTACCCGGACCGTCCGCTGACGAAGAAGCCTGCTGAAACCCGTATGGGTTCCGGTAAGGGTTCTCCGGAATGGTGGGTCGCAAACGTCAAGCCGGGCCGGGTTCTCTTCGAACTCTCCGGTGTCAATGAAGAGGTAGCTCGCGAGGCCCTGCGCCTGGCAATCCACAAGCTGCCGTTGAAGGCACGCATTGTGCGTCGCGAAGGTGGTGAATAG
- the rpsC gene encoding 30S ribosomal protein S3 produces MGQKVNPHGFRLGITTDHVSHWFADSTKPGQRYKDFVREDIKIRQLMSTGMERAGIAKVEIERTRDRVRVDIHTARPGIVIGRRGAEADRIRGELEKLTGKQVQLNILEVKNPEMEAQLVAQGIAEQLTSRVAFRRAMKKAMQSAQRVGAKGIRVACSGRLGGAEMSRSEFYREGRVPLHTLRANIDYGFYEAKTTFGRIGVKVWIYKGDVTAKELAQQAAAAPSRGRAGDRPGRPGGDRRRRNDRPAAEAAPAAVEAPAAEAAAPAAEGGQA; encoded by the coding sequence GTGGGACAGAAAGTAAACCCGCACGGGTTCCGACTCGGCATCACCACCGACCACGTTTCGCACTGGTTCGCTGACAGCACCAAGCCCGGACAGCGCTACAAGGACTTCGTCCGCGAGGACATCAAGATCCGTCAGCTCATGTCCACCGGCATGGAGCGCGCCGGTATCGCCAAGGTCGAGATCGAGCGCACCCGTGACCGTGTCCGCGTGGATATCCACACGGCACGCCCGGGTATCGTTATCGGCCGCCGCGGCGCCGAAGCAGACCGCATCCGCGGCGAGCTCGAAAAGCTCACCGGCAAGCAGGTCCAGCTGAACATCCTCGAGGTCAAGAACCCCGAGATGGAAGCACAGCTTGTTGCCCAGGGCATCGCTGAGCAGCTGACTTCCCGCGTGGCTTTCCGCCGTGCGATGAAGAAGGCAATGCAGTCGGCACAGCGCGTTGGTGCCAAGGGCATCCGTGTTGCTTGCTCGGGCCGTCTGGGTGGCGCAGAAATGTCCCGCTCGGAGTTCTACCGCGAAGGCCGTGTGCCCCTGCACACCCTCCGTGCGAACATCGACTACGGCTTCTACGAAGCCAAGACCACCTTCGGCCGCATCGGTGTGAAGGTTTGGATCTACAAGGGTGACGTAACCGCCAAGGAACTGGCCCAGCAGGCAGCTGCTGCTCCGTCCCGTGGCCGTGCAGGAGACCGTCCGGGCCGCCCGGGTGGCGACCGCCGTCGTCGTAACGACCGTCCGGCAGCTGAGGCAGCACCTGCTGCCGTTGAAGCACCGGCCGCTGAAGCTGCTGCTCCTGCAGCAGAAGGAGGACAGGCTTAA